A single window of Marispirochaeta aestuarii DNA harbors:
- a CDS encoding tetratricopeptide repeat protein: protein MIKEIQLKSWYHKAFNSLIQGDYERTEKYFSKIERKFPGRVGNSYNMGLVKLAQKEYETAEEYFLEECEKYGYTVTRNRTLGDLYYIWGKADKAKARYTEALKEVEKPEQKRLLQERIAKCSSENSFSRVMQSHSKYEEGISFQKEGETEKAKESYRKALELDSTNFQAANNLGSILLNEDGEPVEALQYFEKAALYSDLPGITQNIGRTRALMKQKEARSV, encoded by the coding sequence ATGATAAAAGAAATACAGCTCAAGAGTTGGTACCACAAGGCCTTCAATTCCCTTATTCAGGGGGATTATGAGCGCACGGAGAAATACTTTTCAAAGATTGAACGGAAATTCCCCGGACGCGTGGGCAACAGTTACAATATGGGACTGGTTAAACTTGCACAGAAGGAGTACGAGACAGCGGAAGAGTATTTCCTCGAGGAGTGTGAAAAGTACGGATATACCGTTACCCGGAACAGGACGCTTGGAGATCTCTATTACATCTGGGGTAAGGCCGACAAGGCAAAGGCCCGTTATACCGAGGCCCTCAAGGAGGTGGAAAAGCCCGAACAGAAACGGCTGCTCCAGGAACGGATCGCAAAATGTTCTTCGGAGAACTCCTTTTCCAGGGTCATGCAGAGCCACAGCAAATACGAAGAGGGGATCAGTTTCCAGAAGGAAGGAGAGACGGAAAAGGCAAAGGAATCATACCGGAAAGCCCTGGAGCTGGATTCCACCAACTTCCAGGCCGCAAACAACCTGGGTTCAATCCTTCTGAACGAAGACGGAGAACCCGTCGAAGCTCTGCAGTATTTTGAAAAAGCCGCCCTCTATTCGGATTTACCCGGAATAACTCAGAATATAGGAAGAACCCGGGCCCTGATGAAACAGAAAGAGGCCAGGTCTGTTTAA
- a CDS encoding class I SAM-dependent methyltransferase, which yields MSRERWNERHRERSSKSPLPPNVHLEKLVAHLEAGTALDLAAGDGRNALFLSRKGWKVTAVDFSEVGIEWGRAFAEDEGLSVDWLIRDLNEYVPPCKSFDLVCLFYLHVPGDQLAGVLKKAAAAVKPGGSLLIVGHDRTNITQGAGGPQIPDILYTPEEISALLPGMSVGYANRESCPADHGGLPPGTVQIDCVVRATCPL from the coding sequence GTGAGCAGGGAGCGCTGGAATGAACGACACCGGGAAAGGTCTTCGAAAAGTCCTTTGCCGCCGAATGTGCATCTTGAAAAACTCGTCGCCCATCTTGAGGCCGGCACGGCCCTGGACCTGGCTGCAGGAGACGGGAGGAACGCACTCTTTCTTTCCCGGAAAGGCTGGAAGGTGACGGCTGTGGATTTTTCGGAGGTCGGAATTGAGTGGGGCAGGGCTTTTGCCGAAGATGAGGGCCTGTCCGTTGACTGGCTGATCCGGGATCTGAACGAATATGTTCCACCCTGCAAGAGCTTTGATCTGGTATGTCTCTTCTATCTTCATGTCCCCGGGGATCAGCTCGCAGGTGTCCTTAAAAAAGCTGCCGCCGCCGTTAAACCCGGCGGCAGCCTGCTGATCGTCGGTCATGACCGAACTAACATCACCCAGGGGGCGGGGGGACCGCAGATCCCGGATATTCTGTATACGCCGGAAGAGATCTCAGCTCTGCTGCCGGGCATGTCAGTCGGCTATGCAAACCGGGAGAGTTGTCCCGCCGATCATGGCGGACTACCCCCCGGGACTGTTCAAATCGACTGTGTGGTGAGGGCTACTTGCCCCCTTTAA
- a CDS encoding RidA family protein → MSTLKAFNTPNGPPAFGPFSHAKMNDSLLFTTGQLGIDPATGNIVPGGVEAETRQVFRNLTAILEEAGLGLDSILKATIYLTDMKDFEKVNEIYAGYFTGDYPARSCIGVSSLAKGGVVEIEVICSR, encoded by the coding sequence ATGAGCACATTAAAAGCCTTCAACACACCCAATGGCCCCCCCGCTTTCGGGCCTTTTTCTCACGCAAAGATGAACGATTCCCTTTTATTCACCACAGGACAGCTGGGGATCGATCCGGCAACCGGCAATATAGTCCCCGGCGGCGTAGAGGCGGAAACCCGGCAGGTCTTCAGGAATCTTACAGCGATCCTCGAGGAAGCCGGCCTTGGACTCGACAGTATACTGAAAGCGACAATCTACCTTACGGACATGAAGGACTTTGAAAAAGTGAACGAGATTTATGCCGGATATTTTACCGGCGACTATCCGGCCCGTTCCTGTATAGGGGTCTCCTCCCTGGCCAAGGGAGGCGTGGTGGAAATTGAGGTCATCTGCTCACGATAG
- a CDS encoding SHOCT domain-containing protein, with translation MMYGYGNGICNGFFPFGNFPYGGIISMGIGLILLIVVAYFLFRINGPLRSGNDAGRETPLDTLQKRYVNGEISREEYLEKRDILKGGK, from the coding sequence ATGATGTACGGATACGGAAACGGAATCTGCAACGGGTTCTTCCCCTTCGGAAATTTCCCCTACGGAGGTATTATAAGCATGGGAATCGGACTTATTCTGTTAATTGTCGTCGCCTATTTTCTTTTCAGGATCAACGGCCCGTTGCGCTCCGGCAACGATGCAGGCAGGGAGACTCCCCTGGACACCCTGCAGAAACGCTATGTCAACGGAGAGATAAGCCGGGAGGAGTACCTGGAGAAGAGGGACATCCTTAAAGGGGGCAAGTAG
- a CDS encoding helix-turn-helix transcriptional regulator — MGQNRSGSWTFLTNHSHVLLCLLRDPSVRIRDIAREVDITERAVQRIIADLDESGYIERIRDGRNNTYRVFTDLHLRHPIEKHRTISDLVKMVFGESSQ, encoded by the coding sequence ATGGGGCAGAACAGATCAGGATCATGGACTTTTTTGACGAACCACTCGCATGTACTGCTCTGTCTTCTGCGGGACCCCTCGGTGCGTATTCGTGATATTGCCCGGGAAGTTGATATAACCGAGCGTGCTGTTCAGCGCATAATCGCTGATCTGGATGAATCCGGATATATCGAGCGGATACGGGATGGACGCAACAACACCTACAGGGTTTTTACCGACCTTCACCTCAGGCACCCCATCGAAAAACACAGGACCATATCCGATCTTGTGAAGATGGTTTTCGGAGAATCCTCTCAATAG
- a CDS encoding HpcH/HpaI aldolase family protein gives MKNQLKRTLASGKHALGAWVTIPSADVSEAMSTLDLDWLLFDLEHSGLNEQSAQVLMQGMRGDRVTPLIRVAWNDPVLIKKALDIGAHGVIVPMVNTKEDALKAVQACTYPPKGIRGCGPKRPWIYDPDYIATADEEVLVIPQIETEEAVNNADEIFAVEGVDVCFVGPFDLSISMGFKGKQDDPKFQAAVDKVLEAAKRHNVVPGMWLGAGRPVTERLKAGWKFISIGLDLNLLVDGTKAALKKALD, from the coding sequence ATGAAAAATCAGTTGAAGAGAACATTGGCATCAGGAAAGCATGCCCTGGGCGCCTGGGTTACTATACCGAGTGCGGATGTTTCCGAAGCTATGTCTACCCTGGATCTCGACTGGCTGCTCTTTGATCTCGAGCATTCCGGATTGAACGAACAGTCCGCCCAGGTCCTGATGCAGGGAATGCGGGGCGACCGCGTAACCCCCCTTATCAGGGTTGCCTGGAATGATCCGGTGCTGATAAAAAAGGCCCTGGATATTGGCGCTCATGGGGTCATCGTTCCCATGGTGAATACGAAAGAAGATGCCCTCAAGGCGGTGCAGGCCTGTACCTATCCGCCCAAGGGAATCCGGGGTTGCGGCCCCAAGCGACCGTGGATTTACGACCCGGATTATATCGCCACGGCGGATGAAGAGGTCCTGGTTATTCCGCAGATCGAGACCGAGGAAGCGGTGAACAATGCGGATGAGATCTTCGCCGTAGAAGGGGTGGACGTCTGTTTTGTCGGCCCCTTTGACCTGTCGATTTCCATGGGCTTCAAAGGTAAACAGGATGATCCGAAGTTTCAGGCAGCAGTGGACAAGGTGCTGGAGGCGGCGAAGCGCCACAATGTGGTTCCGGGAATGTGGCTCGGCGCCGGGAGGCCGGTTACCGAACGTCTCAAGGCCGGATGGAAGTTTATCTCCATAGGGCTCGATCTGAACCTGCTGGTGGACGGGACGAAGGCGGCTTTGAAAAAAGCTCTGGATTAA
- a CDS encoding DUF3147 family protein — translation MVYYLLKVLISALIVVLVSEIAKRSSLVGALIASLPLTSLLALIWMRVEKVESQKIAALSSSIFWLVIPSLLFFVVFPLLLRRNIPFWISISIACAVTALSYLLLTGILRYFHIEL, via the coding sequence ATGGTGTACTACCTGCTGAAGGTACTGATATCGGCGCTGATCGTTGTCCTGGTTTCGGAAATTGCCAAGCGGAGCTCCCTTGTCGGGGCACTTATTGCATCCCTGCCGCTGACCTCCCTGCTGGCCCTGATCTGGATGCGGGTTGAGAAGGTGGAATCCCAAAAGATTGCGGCGCTCTCATCATCCATTTTCTGGCTGGTAATCCCGTCTCTTCTTTTCTTTGTCGTGTTTCCCCTGCTGCTGCGCAGAAACATCCCCTTCTGGATCAGCATAAGCATTGCCTGTGCAGTAACCGCCCTGAGTTACCTTCTGCTGACCGGCATCCTGCGGTACTTCCATATCGAGCTATAG